The Schizosaccharomyces pombe strain 972h- genome assembly, chromosome: I genome contains a region encoding:
- the slc1 gene encoding 1-acylglycerol-3-phosphate O-acyltransferase Slc1, producing MGFIKSTLLATVTVFVGLCGINRFFTLPKCIRYHFRYFACHTFLAISSAYGVIASVVARLCGYPVMGQYLTAKAYYGLASTILDFRFKIENEEILRKHKSAVLVVNHQSELDILAIGRTFGPNYSVIAKKSLRYVPILGWFMILSDVVFIDRSRRSDAIQLFAKAARRMRKENISIWVFAEGTRSYSLKPCLLPLKKGAFHLAVQAQVPIIPIAIQTYGHLFHPPTKVFNKGEALIKVLDPIPTEGKTAEDVNDLLHETETAMNNALVEIDDYGKVKKQ from the exons ATGGGTTTTATTAAGAGCACGCTGCTTGCTACTGTGACAGTATTTGTTGGTTTGTGCGGAATCAACCGATTTTTTACTCTCCCGAAATGTATTAGATATCACTTTCGCTATTTCGCATGTCACACATTTTTAGCTATTAGTTCTGCTTATGGGGTTATAGCCTCAGTTGTTGCACGTTTATGTGGTTATCCCGTAATGGGACAATATTTAACTGCAAAGGCATATTATGGACTGGCTAGTACAATCCTTGACTTTCGGTTTAAAATCGAAAACGAGgaaattttgagaaaacATAAGTCTGCTGTCTTAGTAGTTAATCATCAATC TGAATTGGATATTTTGGCTATAGGAAGGACTTTTGGCCCTAATTATTCTGTTATTGCTAAAAAGTCTCTAAGATATGTGCCCATTTTGGGATGGTTTATGATATTGTCTGACGTTGTATTTATCGATAGGTCTCGCCGAAGTGATGCGATTCAACTTTTTGCGAAAGCGGCACGAAGAATGcgcaaagaaaatatttctatttGGGTATTTGCAGAAGGCACTCGTTCCTATAGCCTTAAGCCCTGTCTTCTTCCCTTGAAAAAGGGCGCATTTCACCTTGCTGTACAGGCTCAAGTACCCATTATTCCTATTGCAATTCAGACTTATGGTCATTTGTTTCATCCTCCTACCAAAGTATTCAATAAAGGTGAAGCTCTGATTAAAGTGCTTGATCCAATTCCTACGGAGGGGAAAACTGCTGAAGATGTGAATGATCTTCTACACGAGACTGAAACCGCTATGAACAATGCATTGGTTGAAATCGATGACTATGGaaaggtaaaaaaacagtaa
- the ckb1 gene encoding CK2 family regulatory subunit Ckb1: protein MQLYSSESESDDSQYWVDWFLGLKGNEFFCEVDEDFIQDRFNLTGLSHEVPHYSQSLDLILDVLDPDLPEEVQDEVEASARHLYGLIHARYILTAQGLYKMLEKYKKCDFGHCPRVLCNGQPMLPVGLSDIAHTKSVKLYCPRCEDVYTPKSQRHASIDGAYFGTSFPHMLFQVYPELAVPKSQERYIPRIFGFKVHSYSATFKKQDVYKEKQKKRLQGAEAESKNKLAIT from the exons ATGCAGCTATACTCTTCGGAAAG TGAATCCGATGATTCTCAATATTGGGTTGATTGGTTTTTAGGACTAAAAGGaaacgaatttttttgcgaAGTCGACGAAGACTTCATCCAGGATCGCTTTAATTTGACTGGATTGAGTCATGAAGTTCCACACTACTCCCAGTCTTTAGACCTCATTTTAGATGTATTGGATCCTGATTTACCAGAGGAAGTACAAGATGAGGTAGAAGCTAGTGCTCGTCATTTGTACGGCCTTATTCACGCCCGTTATATCTTAACGGCTCAGGGTTTATATAAAATG CTTgagaaatacaaaaaatgtgACTTTGGGCATTGCCCTAGAGTTTTATGCAACGGACAGCCAATGTTGCCCGTCGGCTTGTCGGATATTGCCCATACAAAATCCGTTAAATTATACTGTCCTCGGTGTGAGGATGTGTACACACCAAAATCACAAAGACATGCATCCATTGATGGTGCATATTTTGGAACCTCATTCCCTCACATGCTTTTTCAGGTATACCCTGAACTTGCGGTCCCTAAATCTCAAGAACGCTACATTCCACGtatttttggtttcaaAGTACATAGCTATTCTGCtacctttaaaaaacaagatgtatacaaagaaaagcaaaaaaagcGTTTACAGGGAGCCGAAGctgaatcaaaaaataaactggCAATAACTTAA
- the nuc2 gene encoding anaphase-promoting complex TPR lobe subcomplex subunit Apc3, producing MTDRLKCLIWYCIDNQNYDNSIFYSERLHAIEDSNESLYLLAYSHFLNLDYNIVYDLLDRVISHVPCTYLFARTSLILGRYKQGISAVEACRSNWRSIQPNINDSISSRGHPDASCMLDVLGTMYKKAGFLKKATDCFVEAVSINPYNFSAFQNLTAIGVPLDANNVFVIPPYLTAMKGFEKSQTNATASVPEPSFLKKSKESSSSSNKFSVSESIANSYSNSSISAFTKWFDRVDASELPGSEKERHQSLKLQSQSQTSKNLLAFNDAQKADSNNRDTSLKSHFVEPRTQALRPGARLTYKLREARSSKRGESTPQSFREEDNNLMELLKLFGKGVYLLAQYKLREALNCFQSLPIEQQNTPFVLAKLGITYFELVDYEKSEEVFQKLRDLSPSRVKDMEVFSTALWHLQKSVPLSYLAHETLETNPYSPESWCILANCFSLQREHSQALKCINRAIQLDPTFEYAYTLQGHEHSANEEYEKSKTSFRKAIRVNVRHYNAWYGLGMVYLKTGRNDQADFHFQRAAEINPNNSVLITCIGMIYERCKDYKKALDFYDRACKLDEKSSLARFKKAKVLILLHDHDKALVELEQLKAIAPDEANVHFLLGKIFKQMRKKNLALKHFTIAWNLDGKATHIIKESIENLDIPEENLLTETGEIYRNLET from the exons ATGACAGATCGATTGAAATGTTTAATATGGTATTGCATTGATAATCAGAATTATgataattcaattttttattcagaACGTTTACATGCAATTGAAGATTCAAACGAGAGTTTGTATCTTTTGGCATATTCGCATTTCCTAAACCTCGATTACAATATTGTATACGACTTATTAGATAGAGTAATTAGTCATGTTCCTTGCACATACTTATTTGCAAGGACCAGCCTTATTTTAGGCAGATATAAACAAGGAATAAGTGCTGTGGAGGCCTGTCGATCGAATTGGCGCTCCATTCAGCCAAACA TAAATGACTCAATTAGCAGTCGTGGACATCCAGATGCCTCTTGCATGCTTGATGTTTTGGGTACTATGTATAAAAAGGCAGGGTTCCTCAAAAAAGCTACAGATTGTTTTGTAGAAGCTGTCTCCATTAACCCATATAATTTCTCTGCTTTCCAGAATTTAACTGCAATAG GCGTGCCACTCGATGCTAATAATGTATTTGTTATTCCACCCTACCTTACGGCAATGAAGggttttgaaaaatctcAAACGAATGCTACAGCTTCGGTACCAGAACCgtcttttttgaagaaaagtaaagagTCTTCCTCATCTTCCAACAAGTTTTCGGTTTCTGAATCGATAGCAAATAGTTATTCAAACTCATCCATTTCAGCATTTACTAAGTGGTTTGATAGGGTTGACGCTTCTGAGCTTCCAGGAAGTGAGAAGGAACGACATCAAAGCTTGAAATTACAATCTCAATCTCAGACTAGCAAAAACCTTTTGGCTTTCAATGATGCTCAAAAAGCTGATTCTAACAATAGGGATACGTCTTTAAAATCCCACTTTGTGGAACCTAGAACCCAAGCATTAAGACCAGGAGCTCGTTTAACATATAAATTACGCGAAGCGAGAAGTTCTAAAAGAGGAGAGAGCACACCTCAAAGCTTCCGCGAAGAGGACAATAATTTGATGGAATTACTAAAGTTATTCGGTAAGGGTGTTTACCTGCTCGCCCAGTATAAGTTACGAGAGGCTTTAAATTGTTTCCAAAGCTTGCCCATCGAACAGCAAAATACACCTTTTGTTCTTGCAAAGCTTGGAATAACCTACTTTGAACTGGTTGATTACGAAAAATCTGAAGAagtgtttcaaaaattaaggGACTTGTCGCCTTCACGTGTCAAAGATATGGAAGTCTTTTCAACTGCACTTTGGCATTTGCAAAAGTCTGTTCCTTTATCTTACCTTGCCCATGAAACTTTGGAAACTAATCCTTATTCCCCAGAATCATGGTGCATTCTTGCTAATTGCTTCTCACTTCAACGTGAACACTCGCAGGCATTAAAATGTATTAATAGAGCTATTCAATTGGATCCAACTTTTGAATATGCTTATACGCTTCAAGGGCACGAGCATTCTGCAAACGAAGAATACGAAAAATCGAAAACATCTTTCCGCAAAGCAATTAGAGTAAATGTTCGACATTACAATGCATGGTATGGCCTGGGAAtggtttatttaaaaacagGGCGAAATGATCAAGCAgactttcattttcaacgTGCTGCAGAGATCAATCCTAACAACTCTGTACTCATCACTTGTATTGGTATGATTTACGAACGCTGCAAAGATTACAAAAAAGCACTTGATTTTTATGATCGGGCATGTAAACTGGATGAAAAGTCTTCGCTTGCCAGGTTCAAGAAAGCCAAAGTGcttattttattacatgATCACGATAAAGCACTCGTTGAATTGGAACAATTAAAGGCAATTGCGCCAGATGAAGCAAATGTTCATTTTTTGCTCGGCAAAATTTTCAAGCAAATgcggaaaaaaaatttagccTTAAAGCACTTCACTATAGCATGGAACTTAGACGGCAAGGCTACGCATATTATTAAGGAATCGATTGAAAATCTGGATATTCCCgaagaaaatttgttaaCTGAAACAGGTGAAATTTATAGGAATCTGGAAACTTAA
- the tif471 gene encoding translation initiation factor eIF4G yields MSSKPPSNTPKFSYARALASSQSNKSNSTKASENNTATAEKQAVKPSGVEPTNTSRANAQKKTESTGKITSEADTEKYNSSKSPVNKEGSVEKKSSEKSSTNNKPWRGDNTSKPSANSSAERTSSQHQKPETSSQIGKDNAAPVENVNEKSTSQETAPPVSTVPIQFGSITRNAAIPSKPKVSGNMQNKSGVSSYSSKSQSVNSSVTSNPPHTEEPVAAKPEASSTATKGPRPTTSASNTNTSPANGAPTNKPSTDINTTDPATQTTQVSASNSPALSGSSTPSNTSSRSNRQNHGNFSEKRHYDRYGNSHPSYNKYSHYQHGFNYNNSGNNRNESGHPRFRNSRRNYNNQGAYPTYMSNGRSANQSPRNNPQNVNNGSTPIQIPVSLQTPYGQVYGQPQYIVDPNMVQYGPILQPGYVPQYYPVYHQTPYTQNFPNMSRSGSQVSDQVVESPNSSTLSPRNGFAPIVKQQKKSSALKIVNPVTHTEVVVPQKNASSPNPSETNSRAETPTAAPPQISEEEASQRKDAIKLAIQQRIQEKAEAEAKRKAEEKARLEAEENAKREAEEQAKREAEEKAKREAEEKAKREAEEKAKREAEENAKREAEEKAKREAEEKAKREAEEKAKREAEEKAKREAEEKAKREAEEKAKREAEEKAKREAEENAKREAEEKAKREAEENAKREAEEKVKRETEENAKRKAEEEGKREADKNPEIKSSAPLASSEANVDTSKQTNATEPEVVDKTKVEKLKASEGKSTSSLSSPSHSTSSKRDLLSGLESLSLKTNPKSEQCLESLLNSQFITDFSALVYPSTIKPPSTEEALKAGKYEYDVPFLLQFQSVYTDKPMKGWDERMKETVASAFSDKSSRGMYSSSRQSSRSGSNTHSHAGPGFGGPSERKGISRLGIDRGFSSSGAGFGSGSNYKSAPSRGVSHHGHGGMSGSHRGSQRGSRRGGGERDKPDPSSLTIPVDQVAPLQLSANRWQPKKLTEKPAETKGEDEEALLPPEVVQRKVKGSLNKMTLEKFDKISDQILEIAMQSRKENDGRTLKQVIQLTFEKATDEPNFSNMYARFARKMMDSIDDSIRDEGVLDKNNQPVRGGLLFRKYLLSRCQEDFERGWKANLPSGKAGEAEIMSDEYYVAAAIKRRGLGLVRFIGELFKLSMLSEKIMHECIKRLLGNVTDPEEEEIESLCRLLMTVGVNIDATEKGHAAMDVYVLRMETITKIPNLPSRIKFMLMDVMDSRKNGWAVKNEVEKGPKTIAEIHEEAERKKALAESQRPSSGRMHGRDMNRGDSRMGGRGSNPPFSSSDWSNNKDGYARLGQGIRGLKSGTQGSHGPTSLSSMLKGGSVSRTPSRQNSALRREQSVRAPPSNVAVTSANSFELLEEHDHDNDGGQKDSNSKTSS; encoded by the coding sequence ATGTCTTCAAAACCACCGTCAAATACTCCAAAGTTTAGTTATGCTCGTGCCTTGGCCAGCAGTCAATCCAATAAAAGCAATAGCACTAAAGCTTCAGAAAATAATACTGCAACTGCTGAAAAGCAGGCAGTAAAGCCTTCAGGGGTGGAGCCAACGAATACCTCTCGTGCTAATGcccaaaagaaaacagagTCCACTGGAAAGATTACTTCAGAGGCTGACACTGAAAAGTACAACTCAAGCAAATCTCCTGTCAACAAGGAAGGATCggtggaaaaaaaatcttctgAAAAATCTTCAACCAATAATAAGCCATGGCGCGGCGATAATACTTCAAAACCATCGGCCAATAGCTCTGCTGAACGAACGAGCTCACAGCATCAGAAGCCTGAAACTTCATCCCAAATTGGTAAAGACAATGCAGCTCCCGTGGAAAATGTAAATGAGAAATCTACCTCCCAAGAAACAGCACCTCCTGTATCCACTGTGCCAATTCAGTTTGGTTCGATTACCAGAAATGCGGCTATCCCTTCAAAACCAAAGGTTTCTGGTAACATGCAAAATAAGAGTGGCGTGTCTTCTTATAGTTCCAAAAGCCAGTCTGTTAACTCCTCGGTTACATCCAATCCTCCTCATACAGAAGAACCTGTTGCTGCTAAGCCGGAGGCTTCTTCAACCGCCACTAAAGGACCTCGTCCTACCACGAGTGCATCCAACACCAATACCTCTCCTGCTAATGGCGCACCGACTAATAAACCTTCAACCGATATCAATACCACTGATCCCGCCACCCAAACTACCCAAGTTTCAGCGTCCAACTCTCCTGCATTGTCAGGAAGTAGTACACCATCAAACACATCTTCTAGATCTAATCGTCAAAATCACGGAAACTTTTCCGAAAAGCGGCACTACGACCGTTACGGAAATTCTCATCCTTcttacaataaatattctCATTATCAGCATGgttttaattataataaCTCGGGAAATAATAGGAATGAGTCAGGGCATCCTCGTTTTCGAAACTCTAGGAGAAACTATAACAATCAAGGTGCCTATCCTACGTATATGTCTAATGGACGTAGTGCCAATCAAAGCCCTCGGAACAATCCCCAAAACGTAAACAATGGTAGTACACCAATTCAAATTCCAGTTTCTTTACAGACTCCTTACGGACAAGTATATGGGCAACCACAATACATCGTGGATCCCAATATGGTGCAGTATGGTCCTATCCTTCAACCTGGTTATGTTCCTCAATATTACCCAGTTTACCATCAGACACCCTATACTCAGAACTTTCCTAATATGTCAAGAAGCGGCTCTCAAGTTTCTGATCAAGTTGTTGAATCTCCTAATTCATCTACACTTAGCCCCAGAAATGGATTTGCCCCTATAGTGAAGCAACAGAAAAAGAGTAGCGCATTGAAGATTGTCAATCCCGTAACACATACAGAAGTAGTGGTTCCGCAAAAAAATGCGTCGTCTCCTAATCCCTCTGAAACTAACTCTCGTGCTGAAACACCAACTGCTGCTCCTCCTCAGATTTCAGAAGAGGAAGCTTCACAGCGAAAAGATGCTATTAAGCTTGCCATTCAACAGCGTATCCAGGAAAAAGCGGAAGCTGAAGCAAAGCGTAAAGCCGAAGAGAAGGCCAGACTAGAAGCGGAAGAAAATGCCAAACGTGAAGCGGAAGAACAAGCAAAGCGTGAAGCGGAAGAAAAGGCTAAACGTGAAGCTGAAGAGAAGGCCAAACGTGAAGCTGAAGAGAAGGCCAAACGTGAAGCTGAAGAGAATGCCAAACGTGAAGCTGAGGAGAAGGCTAAGCGCGAAGCTGAAGAGAAGGCTAAACGTGAAGCTGAAGAAAAAGCCAAACGTGAAGCTGAAGAAAAGGCTAAGCGTGAAGCTGAAGAAAAGGCTAAACGCGAAGCTGAAGAAAAGGCTAAGCGTGAAGCTGAAGAAAAGGCTAAGCGCGAAGCTGAAGAGAATGCTAAACGTGAAGCTGAGGAGAAGGCTAAACGTGAAGCTGAAGAAAACGCTAAACGTGAAGCTGAAGAGAAGGTTAAACGTGAGACTGAGGAAAATGCTAAACGGAAAGCTGAGGAAGAGGGTAAACGGGAAGCTGATAAAAACCCTGAAATCAAATCAAGTGCACCCCTTGCTTCGAGTGAAGCTAACGTTGATACCAGTAAGCAAACAAATGCTACCGAACCTGAAGTGGTtgacaaaacaaaagtgGAGAAGCTTAAGGCATCTGAAGGAAAATCGACTTCTTCGCTTTCTTCTCCCTCTCATTCGACCTCTTCTAAACGGGACTTGCTATCTGGTCTGGAAAGCCTCAGTCTGAAAACTAACCCCAAATCTGAGCAGTGCTTAGAATCATTGTTAAATTCTCAATTTATAACCGACTTTTCTGCTTTGGTTTATCCTTCCACTATCAAACCACCATCTACTGAGGAAGCCTTAAAAGCTGGTAAATATGAGTATGATGTTCCTTTCCTTTTACAGTTTCAAAGCGTTTATACTGATAAGCCAATGAAAGGTTGGGACGAAAGGATGAAGGAAACAGTAGCATCCGCTTTTAGTGATAAAAGCTCTCGTGGAATGTACAGCTCTAGTCGCCAAAGCTCTCGATCCGGCTCAAATACTCACTCCCATGCTGGCCCTGGTTTTGGTGGTCCTTCAGAGAGAAAGGGCATTTCAAGGCTTGGAATCGATCGAGGTTTCAGCTCCTCTGGTGCTGGATTTGGATCGGGTAGTAATTATAAGAGCGCTCCTAGTCGCGGTGTAAGTCATCACGGACACGGTGGTATGTCTGGGTCTCATCGTGGTTCCCAGCGTGGTTCTCGCCGCGGAGGTGGTGAGCGTGATAAACCCGATCCATCTAGTCTAACTATACCTGTTGATCAGGTAGCACCTCTTCAATTATCCGCAAACCGCTGGCAACCTAAGAAACTTACTGAAAAACCTGCTGAAACTAAGGGTGAGGATGAAGAAGCACTTCTTCCTCCCGAGGTCGTGCAGCGTAAGGTTAAAGGTTCTTTGAACAAGATGACATTAGAGAAGTTTGATAAAATATCTGACCAGATTTTGGAAATCGCTATGCAATCAcgtaaagaaaatgatggTCGGACATTGAAGCAGGTTATTCAGTTGACTTTTGAGAAGGCCACTGATGAACCGAACTTTTCAAACATGTATGCTCGATTTGCTCGTAAAATGATGGACAGTATTGATGATTCAATCAGAGATGAAGGGGTATTAGATAAGAATAACCAACCCGTACGGGGTGGCCTACTTTTCAGAAAATATCTACTCAGTCGCTGTCAGGAAGATTTTGAGCGTGGTTGGAAAGCTAATTTACCATCTGGTAAAGCGGGGGAAGCTGAAATTATGTCAGATGAATATTATGTAGCTGCTGCCATTAAGCGTAGAGGTCTTGGCTTGGTACGCTTTATTGGTGAATTATTTAAACTCAGCATGTTGTCTGAAAAAATCATGCATGAGTGTATTAAACGTTTGTTGGGTAATGTAACAGACccagaagaagaagagattGAAAGTTTGTGCAGACTGTTAATGACTGTTGGTGTAAATATTGATGCTACTGAAAAAGGGCATGCCGCTATGGATGTATATGTGCTTCGGATGGAGACAATTACTAAAATTCCTAACCTACCCTCTCGTATCAAATTTATGCTTATGGATGTGATGGATTCTCGTAAGAACGGATGGGCTGTTAAAAATGAAGTCGAAAAAGGACCTAAGACAATTGCTGAAATTCACGAAGAAGCAGAACGTAAGAAAGCTTTGGCCGAAAGTCAACGCCCGTCGTCTGGTAGAATGCACGGTCGGGATATGAATCGTGGTGATTCTCGGATGGGCGGTCGAGGAAGCAATCCACCATTTAGCTCTAGTGATTGGTCTAATAACAAAGATGGTTATGCTAGACTTGGACAAGGTATAAGAGGTCTCAAATCTGGTACTCAGGGTTCTCACGGTCCCACAAGTTTGAGTTCAATGCTTAAAGGTGGAAGCGTTAGTAGAACGCCTTCTCGTCAAAACAGTGCCTTAAGAAGGGAACAGTCTGTTCGTGCACCACCATCTAACGTCGCGGTTACTTCTGCTAATTCTTTCGAATTACTTGAAGAGCATGACCATGATAATGATGGGGGTCAAAAAGATTCTAACTCAAAAACTAGTTCGTAA
- the lys7 gene encoding alpha-aminoadipate reductase phosphopantetheinyl transferase Lys7, with protein sequence MKQKVYRLLIDTQEAWPFERTRIPSFKKLSDSERQQIERYYFDMDAKMALASILIKRHLVSTALECSPNEVQISVTKAGRPYCQSAHCPPIIFDFNVSHYGGIVIVVGAWLPSDPSGMRPINIGVDIVECKPLAFEASWMEDFMSVFTPCEWKLIKSSISSIDVFFLLWTCKEAILKALGIGLSGNPLDIVVTFHKLNELLNSEEVSLRRAATAVYSGYSWDLEIHKLILHSSTFYVSVAFPQDCVIMDLNWETLNDL encoded by the exons atgaaacaaaaagtatATAGGTTATTAATAGATACTCAAGAAGCATGGCCTTTTGAAAGAACT AGGATACccagttttaaaaaactgaGCGATTCTGAGCGACAACAAATTGAGAGGTACTATTTCGACATGGATGCTAAAATGGCATTGGCTTCTATACTTATTAAAAGGCACTTAGTCTCCACGGCTCTCGAATGTTCACCAAATGAAGTACAAATTTCTGTCACAAAAGCCGGGAGACCGTATTGCCAATCAGCACACTGTCCTCCTATTATATTTGACTTTAATGTATCCCACTATGGGGGAATCGTAATTGTAGTAGGAGCATGGCTTCCATCAGATCCTTCAGGAATGCGACCGATCAATATTGGAGTTGACATCGTCGAATGTAAACCGTTAGCTTTTGAAGCATCATGGATGGAAGATTTCATGAGTGTATTTACTCCTTGCGAATGGAAGTTGATTAAAAGTTCAATTTCTAGTattgatgttttttttttgctctgGACTTGCAAAGAAGCGATTTTGAAAGCACTCGGTATCGGATTAAGTGGAAACCCTTTGGATATTGTGGTAACATTtcataaattaaatgagCTGTTAAATTCCGAGGAAGTGTCTTTAAGAAGAGCAGCAACTGCAGTGTATTCAGGATATTCTTGGGACTTGGAAATTCATAAACTAATACTTCACTCTAGTACTTTTTACGTCAGTGTCGCCTTTCCACAAGACTGCGTAATAATGGATCTAAATTGGGAGACATTGAACGacttgtaa
- the pmc3 gene encoding mediator complex subunit Med27 has product MSLEEQRTRDELKHKLLDLNQLHEQLAELRTICPSLLKLLHPETGTSRKFEKSAQEAIEKVNSFYTHLKSSQNVFDYAEKSLQADSSNLLPTYLYNSEDLSNDTENNETKSINGKSALDLKEPHHSELHDNDNFQNSDINIESFKGDIEASGSILTTHENKSFTLKLANELEFIFFHDTRGKFSVYCSSSKDDAITFSINRNNNFLGNLWSLMPKILDYQHLYSKPCDFCKSLISPVYLELPSVRRNANSTVKPTSKDILALHAECVPAQSDL; this is encoded by the exons ATGTCATTAGAAGAGCAGCGTACAAGAGATGAATTAAAGCACAAGCTATTGGATTTAAATCAGCTTCACGAACAG cTTGCTGAATTAAGAACTATTTGTCCATcccttttaaaattattacaTCCTGAAACCGGCACAA GTCGGAAATTTGAGAAAAGTGCTCAAGAAGCgattgaaaaagtaaattcCTTTTATACACATCTTAAATCCAGTCAAA ACGTTTTTGATTATGCTGAAAAGTCTTTACAAGCCGATTCCTCTAATTTGCTCCCTACTTATTTATACAATTCAGAAGATTTGTCTAATGATACcgaaaataatgaaacaaaatccATTAATGGGAAGTCTGCATTAGACTTAAAGGAGCCGCATCACAGTGAATTGCATGATAATGacaatttccaaaattcgGATATAAACATAGAGTCTTTTAAAGGTGATATTGAGGCTTCAGGGTCTATTCTTACAACGCATGAAAACAAGTCTTTCACTTTGAAACTAGCAAACGAGCTAGagtttattttctttcatgATACTAGGGGGAAATTTAGTGTTTATTGTTCATCTAGCAAAGACGATGCtattactttttcaattaaccGTAACAACAACTTCCTTGGAAATTTATGGTCTCTTATG CCTAAAATACTTGATTATCAGCATCTTTATTCTAAGCCGTGTGACTTTTGTAAAAGTCTCATTTCTCCTGTGTACCTGGAGCTTCCTTCTGTTCGAAGAAACGCAAACTCAACAGTGAAGCCTACTTCTAAAGATATATTAGCGTTACATGCAGAATGCGTGCCGGCTCAGTCAGATTTGTGA